The genomic DNA CCATGGCTATGCACTCGAACCCGACATAGAGAGGATCGTTCGCGCCCGCGTGCTCCGCACAGTCCTTCTGTTCATGCTGACTCAGTCCCGAGAAGCCTAGTGCCGGGAGGGATTCAAATGCTCTGCGAAGTGTGCCAACAGAGGCCAGCTAATGTGCATGTGACGAAGATCATTAACAGCGTCAAGACCGAACTCCACCTGTGCCAGCAGTGCGCCAGAGAGCGAGGGGAGCTTGACGCTTTGGAGGGGCCGAAGTTTGCGTTCTCGAACCTCCTGGCTGGCTTGCTCCAGAGCGAACCGGCCTTCGGGATTCCGGTAGGGATCTCGGGAGGTGGCAGGCGCAAGTGCGAGACCTGCGGCCTTGAGTATACGGAGTTCATGAACACAGGGTTCTTGGGGTGCTCGGACTGCTATTCCCAATTCGCGGGGAGACTTGGGCCGTTGATCGGCAAGATCCACGGGCACACGCGTCACACGGGCAAGGTGCCCAGGCGGACGGGCAAGGCAGTCAGGGCCCGCCAGGAACTGGAGTCGCTCAGGAAGGAACTGCGCATGCTCATCGAGGCTGAAGAGTACGAGAAAGCCGCGCTGGTCCGCGACAGGATCAGGGCAATCGAGAAGTCCAACCAGACCGGGTTGACCGGGGGAGACGACGGGAGGCAGGCCTGATGGGCACGAACAGGCGAGGCAACAAGGACTCCGCCCTTTGGATGGTGGGAGAGGGTCCCGAGTGCGACATCGTCCTCTCGAGCCGGGTGAGGCTGGCGAGGAACTTGGCGGGTGTTCCGTTCCCGCACACGGCAGGCCCTGAACAGCTAGAGGAAGTGGTGTCGCGGGTGCGGAAGGCGATTGAGTCCACTCCCGCGATTGGACCCACTGAGATCCTGGTTTTGTCCGAGATACCGATGGTTGAGAGGCAGCTGCTCGTAGAGGAGCACCTGGCGAGCCCTCAGCACATCCAAGACCCAAGGAACAAGGCGATAATCCTCAACAGAGACCGGTCTGTGAGCATAATGGTGAATGAAGAGGACCACCTGAGGATCCAGGCCATTCTCCCTGGGCTCCAGCTGGAGGAGGCTTTGCGGCTCTGCTCCGCGACGGATGATGCGATCGAGGAGACTCTCGACTATGCGTTCGATGAGGCCCTCGGGTACCTCTGCGCGTGCCCAACTAACGTGGGGACGGGGCTTAGAGCCTCTGTCATGCTGCACCTTCCTGCCCTGGCCATGGTGAACATGCTCGGGCAGGTGCTGGGGGCTGTCTCCAAGGTGGGCCTGGCGATCAGGGGTATATACGGCGAGGGAACCGAGGCCACGGGCAACCTGTTCCAGATCAGCAACCAGGTGACCATGGGCCGGGCCGAGGAAGAAATAGTGAGCCATCTGAAAGCCGTTGCCAAGCAGGTCATGGACTCTGAGCGGAACGCGAGGACCGCGATACTCACAGATGCGAGAGGGCAGCTCGAGGACAGGGTCTTCCGGTCTTTCGGGGTGCTGACGAATGCCAGGATGATCAGCTCCGAAGAGGCCTTGCGGCTTCTTTCCGACGTAAAGCTGGGCGCGAACCTCGGCCTCATAGACCATGTGCCGGGCACGATATTTACAGACCTTGCAGCCAGAATCATGCCGGCCCACATGCACAAACTCATGGGTAAGGAGCTTACCGCCTGGGAGAGGGACACCTACCGCGCCACCCTCATCAGGGAGAAGCTCATCTCCGGCAAGGGGGAACAGTAGATGTTCGGGTCATTCACTGAGAGGGCTCAGCGAGTCCTCTATCTATCCCAGGAAGAAGCCCGCAAGTTCGGCCACGACGTCGTCGGCACCGAACACATTCTGCTTGGCCTGGTGATCGAAGGCCAGGGAGTGGCGGCGCGCGCTCTTTCGAACATGGGGATCGAGCCGGACAGGGTCAGAAAAGAAGTGGAGAAGATAATCGGACGCGGGGAACCAAGACAGGTGGAGTCTGTGGGCCTTTCCCCCAGGGCCAAGCGTGTGCTGGAACTGGCAGTCGACGAGGCGCGGTCGATGGGCCACGGGTACGTTGGCACTGAGCACCTCCTCCTCGGGCTTATTCGGGAGGGGGAGGGCATAGCAGCTCAGGTCCTACAGAACCTCGGGGCTGAACTCGAGCGTGTTCGTGTGCAGGTCTTGGCCCTTCTCGGCGGCCCGCAGGGGCAGCCTGGGCGGCCAGAAGGGCAGGGACAGGGTGCCGCACGTGCCCAGAAACGCCACGGCACTCCCACCCTGGAGCAGTTCGGAAGGGATCTCACCGCCCTGGCCAGAGAGGGCAAGCTCGATCCCGTGATCGGGCGGGAGAAAGAGATCAACCGGGTGATTCAGGTCTTGAGCCGCAGGACCAAGAACAACCCGGTCCTGATAGGCGACCCGGGGGTGGGCAAGACTGCCATAGTCGAAGGTCTGGCCCAGAAGCTGGTCAAGGGAGACGTCCCTGAGCTCCTGCGCAATCGTCGCGTCCTCACCATGGACATGGGAGCTCTCGTCGCGGGGACCAAGTACCGCGGGGAATTCGAGGAGCGCCTCAAGAAGGTCATCGATGAGATCACTGGAGCGGGTGATGTCATCCTGTTCATAGACGAGATGCACACCCTTGTCGGGGCAGGGGCGGCGGAGGGCGCCATCGACGCCGCGAACATCCTCAAACCCGCGCTGGCTCGGGGGGAGCTCCAGTGCATAGGTGCGACCACGCTCGATGAATACCGCAAGCACATCGAGAAAGACGCGGCGCTGGAGCGGAGGTTCCAGCCCATCCAGGTGGGCGAGCCCAAGGTGGAGGAGACCATTGCCATACTCGAAGGGCTCCGTGACAGGTACGAGGCTCACCACAGGGTCAAGATCACCGACGAGGCACTCCGGGCGGCCGCGATACTGTCCGACCGGTACATCACTGACAGGTTCCTTCCTGACAAGGCCATCGACCTGATCGACGAGGCATCGTCCAAGGTCAGGCTGGCGGCGCACATGGCTCCTCCAGACCTCAAGAAGCTCGAGGAGGAGCTCGAGCGGGTTCGGACCGAGAAGGAGTCGGCTATCAAGAACGAGGAGTTCGAGAAGGCTGCCGAGCTCCGCGACCGCGAACAGAAGCTCCGGGAGCAATTGGACAACCAAAGGCAGGAGTGGAAGAACCAGAGGTACATCGAAGGTGCAGTCGTGGGCGAGGACGAGATAGCCGAGGTTGTATCCTCTTGGACCGGCGTTCCCGTCAGCAGGCTCGCTCAGACCGAGACCGAGCGGCTGCTGAAACTGGAGGAGATCCTCCACCAACGGGTGATCGCCCAGGATGAGGCGGTGACTGCGATCGCAAAGGCCATCCGCCGTGCGCGAGCAGGCATAAAGGACCCCAAGAGGCCGGTCGGTTCATTCATCTTTCTGGGGCCAACCGGCGTCGGGAAGACCGAGCTTGCAAGGGCACTGGCGGAGGCTTTGTTCGGAGACGAGGACGCGATGATCCGCATCGACATGTCGGAGTACATGGAGCGCCATACCGTGTCCAGGCTGATCGGAGCGCCTCCAGGATATGTCGGCTACGAGGAGGCGGGCCAGCTGACCGAGAGGATCCGCAGACGGCCGTACTCAGTGGTTCTCTTCGACGAGGTAGAGAAAGCTCACCCTGAAGTGTTCAACATTCTCCTTCAGGTCCTCGAGGACGGCCGGCTGACCGACGGGCAGGGTAGGACTGTCGACTTTCGAAACGCAGTCGTGATAATGACGTCGAACGTCGGAGCCACTATGATCGAGCGCGACACTGTCCTTGGGTTCAGAGACACCACGACCGAGGCGGACTCCTATGAGAGGATGAAGGACAAGGTCCTCACCGAACTCAGACGAACGTTCCGACCTGAGTTCCTGAACCGCGTGGACGAAGTGATCGTCTTCCACGCGCTGACCGAGGAACACATCAGGCGGATCGTCGATCTGATGCTCCGCGAGGTGCAGAGCCATCTCGACCCAAGGGGTATAACTCTGGAGTTCACGGATGCCGCCAAGGACTTCCTGGTCAGGGAGGGGTACGACCGGGAGTACGGGGCGAGGCCCCTCAGGCGTGTCATCCAGAGACTTGTCGAGGACCGGCTGTCTGAGGAAGTTCTGGCTGGCCGGGTGCGCGAAGGACAGCATGTCCAGATCGATGAGTCCGACGGGAATCTTGTATTCCGGGCGGGGGTCCAGTCAGCCTGAGGCGTGACGCGCCAGGGCACCGGGAGGAGATCCGGTGGCAAGGAAAGAGAGGGCGTTGTTTGTCTGCGGGGAGTGCGGGCATGAGTCGTTCAAGTGGATGGGGAAGTGCCCGGTGTGCGGTGGCTGGAACACCATGGCGGAGGTGTCAAACCCGGCCGGGGCGGGCAGCCGGACCGGGGTTGGCAGGGGCGCGGCCGGACGCCGCGGCGACGGCCACTTGGGAGCCGACCCCGTTCCGATCCCCGATGTCGATGAGGCGGGCGAGCAACGCGTCCCTACAGGCATCGGCGAGTTCGACCGGGTCCTGGGAGGGGGGATCGTCCCAGGTTCTGTCGTTCTCATAAGCGGTGACCCAGGAATCGGGAAGTCCACTCTTCTTCTGCAGGTATCCGACAGGGTAGCCCGGGCAGGGGAGAGAGTCCTCTACATCACAGGGGAAGAATCCGTCAGGCAGATAGGCCTTAGGGCGAGAAGACTCGGGATCCGCACCGGGTCTCTTCTGGTGATGGCCGATACAAACATCGTGGCCGTGGACGAGCAGATCCGAAGGATCAAGCCGGGACTCGCCGTCGTGGATTCCGTACAGACGATGGCGGACCCGGAGCTTGATTCATCGCCAGGAAGTGTAGCGCAGGTCAGGGAGGTCACCGGGCGTCTGGTGCGGGCTGCGAAGGAGGAAGGCGTGCCCGTATTCGTAGTCGGGCACGTGACGAAATCTGGAGCCATAGCGGGGCCACGTGTCCTCGAGCACATGGTCGACACCGTAGTCTACTTCGAGGGTGAGACACACCATGCCCACAGGCTAGTCCGGGCTGTCAAGAACAGGTTCGGGTCCACTGACGAGGTCGGAATCTTCCAGATGCGAGACGGGGGACTATTCGAGGTCGAGAATCCGTCGGAGGTCCTGTTGGCAGAGAGGCCCGGGGGTGAGGCCGGTTCCGCGGTCGTCGCAAGCGTGGAGGGAACTCGCCCCCTGCTAGTGGAGGTCCAGGCATTAGTGGCGAGGTCCTCGTCTGGGACTCCCCGGAGGACGACCACGGGCGTGGACTACAACCGCGCGGCGATCATCGTCGCGGTGCTCGACCGCAGAGTGGGCCTCTCGATAGGGTTCTATGACATCTACGTGAGCGTGGCAGGGGGAGTCTCGCTGTCGGAGCCTGCGGCTGATCTCGGCATCGCGACCGCGATAGCCTCCAGCTTCCGTGGAGTCCCAACGAGGCGCGCGACCGCGGTCTTCGGTGAGATCGGCCTCGCGGGCGAACTCCGGGCAGTGAACCGCGCTGAGCTCAGAATCGCCGAGGCTGCGAGACTCGGGTTCACCAGGTGCGTGATTCCATCCCACAACCTCCGCTCGCTAGAGCGGGATCAGAGGCGAGAGCTCGGCATCGAGGTCGTCGGGGTCGGGACTCTCAGACGGGCACTTGAGGAGGCCATTCGGGAGGTGTAGGCTATGATCTCCGACAGGCTCAAGAAGACTCTCCAGATGGTTGCCCCCGGCACACAGCTGCACGAGGGGTTGGAGAACATTCTGCGAGCTAGAACCGGTGGCCTGATTGTTGTGGGTGATACCCCCGAAGTGCTCGCGCTTGTCAATGGGGGGTTCCGGCTGGACAGTGATTTCTCACCCTTTGCCCTTTACGAGCTTGCCAAGATGGACGGAGCGATAATCCTGTCATCCGATGGAGAGAAGATTCTCTACGCGAATGCTCACCTGAACCCCGATCAGACCATCCCATCGCGGGAGACTGGCATGAGGCACTCCACTGCTGAGCGTGTCGCCAAGATGACGGGGCAGCTGGTGATCGCGATATCCCAGAGACGGAGCGTCATAACACTTTACTCCGGCCATACCAGGTACGTCATGCAGGACATCGGGGTTGTCCTGGCCAAGGCAAACCAGGCTCTTCAAACGCTGGCCAACTACAGGGACTCGCTGCAACGGGCTCTCACGGGCCTGACATCACTTGAGTTCGTGGAGGAAGTGACACTTGCCGACGTGGCCAGGGTGCTCCAGAGATATGAGCTCATGCGCAGGGTTTCTGAAGAAGTGGGCGGCTACATAATCGAACTGGGGACAGAGGGTCGGCTGGTGCAGATGCAAGCGGAGGAACTCCTCGCGGGGATGGCGGATGAAGTCTTCTTCGTAGTCCTCGACTACTCTGCCGATGGCTCACAGGCGGAATCGAGAAAGGTCCTGGAATCCCTGGCAGAGTGGGATTTCGACGACGTGCTGGACCTCGCGGCGATCGCCAGGGCATTGAGCCGGGGTTCAGGCGCCTCACTTGAACACCCGGTGTCTCCAAGAGGGTACCGGGCTCTCTCGAAAATATCCAGACTTCCCATGTCCGTGATACAAAACGTGGTGGCCGGGTTCGGGTCGCTCAAGGCCATACGGGGGGCCTCTGTGGAAGAACTGGACGAGGTGGAAGGCATAGGTGAAGTGAGAGCGCGTGCGGTCAGCGAAGGTCTAGAGCGCCTGCGGGACCAGGCGATGACCTCTGCGACGCCTTGAGGTGGAACGGGCCGGCGGAGGGCGGGCGGGGACAAAAACGGAGGACCCCGTGCTGGGGCCCTCCAAAATCCTGGGTCCTACGTGGCGACTAGGTGAGATTGAAGATGCCGAGCATGGTCAGGCGGCTGAACTCCTTGGCCATGATCTCGTCGAGGTTCATGTCCACCAAAGCACACAGTGCCGCGAGGTAGAAAAGGGTCTGGCCGATTTCAGTTTCCAGTGCTTCCCTACAGTCGGGACAGAGGTCGCCGGACAGGTGTGAGTCCACCAGCCGCTTGATGTCAGAAAGCGCCACGTCCTCAGGAAACCTTTGACGCCTCGCGCTTACCTCGAGACAACCGCACGAAGTGACTGCTTTTGCCACGGCCCTGTTGGTTCTAGCGCTTGCTTCCTGGAATTTCGACATGACGTCGAGAATGCTGCGGTGGCGGATAAGATACTCCGAGACGGCGGACTGGAATTGCTCGCAGGACAACTCGGCCACCGACGTTCACCTCCAAATACGGCAGACGCAGGTGGTTTGGCCGATTTCGAATTCACTTCGATTATACGGTTGACCCATTGCCTTGTCAATGCGCCTCTGGCGAGAGCGAATTGACTGTGTTGCCAGCCAATGGTACAATTTCATCAAGTGCTCCGGGGAAGAGAGGATGACGGTGGTGTTCAACGTCGGCGATAAAGTGGTCTACCCCATGCACGGAGCAGGGGTAATCGAAGCGGTCGAGGAGCGCGAAGTCCTTGGCCAACACGATCAGTACTACATCATGAGGCTCCACGTAGGTGAGATGCGCGTCATGATTCCCCGAAGCAGTGTGGCCGAGGTTGGTCTGCGGCCGGTCATAGACCGGGACGAGGTGCCGAAGGTCTATGAGGTCCTTCGGGGAGAGCGTACTATGATGTCCCAGAACTGGAACAGACGATACAGGGCGAACATGGAGAAAATGAAAACGGGCGACATCTATTCTGTCGCCGAGGTTGTAAGGAATCTCGGACTGCGAGACCGTGAGA from Bacillota bacterium includes the following:
- a CDS encoding UvrB/UvrC motif-containing protein; translated protein: MLCEVCQQRPANVHVTKIINSVKTELHLCQQCARERGELDALEGPKFAFSNLLAGLLQSEPAFGIPVGISGGGRRKCETCGLEYTEFMNTGFLGCSDCYSQFAGRLGPLIGKIHGHTRHTGKVPRRTGKAVRARQELESLRKELRMLIEAEEYEKAALVRDRIRAIEKSNQTGLTGGDDGRQA
- a CDS encoding protein arginine kinase encodes the protein MGTNRRGNKDSALWMVGEGPECDIVLSSRVRLARNLAGVPFPHTAGPEQLEEVVSRVRKAIESTPAIGPTEILVLSEIPMVERQLLVEEHLASPQHIQDPRNKAIILNRDRSVSIMVNEEDHLRIQAILPGLQLEEALRLCSATDDAIEETLDYAFDEALGYLCACPTNVGTGLRASVMLHLPALAMVNMLGQVLGAVSKVGLAIRGIYGEGTEATGNLFQISNQVTMGRAEEEIVSHLKAVAKQVMDSERNARTAILTDARGQLEDRVFRSFGVLTNARMISSEEALRLLSDVKLGANLGLIDHVPGTIFTDLAARIMPAHMHKLMGKELTAWERDTYRATLIREKLISGKGEQ
- a CDS encoding ATP-dependent Clp protease ATP-binding subunit — translated: MFGSFTERAQRVLYLSQEEARKFGHDVVGTEHILLGLVIEGQGVAARALSNMGIEPDRVRKEVEKIIGRGEPRQVESVGLSPRAKRVLELAVDEARSMGHGYVGTEHLLLGLIREGEGIAAQVLQNLGAELERVRVQVLALLGGPQGQPGRPEGQGQGAARAQKRHGTPTLEQFGRDLTALAREGKLDPVIGREKEINRVIQVLSRRTKNNPVLIGDPGVGKTAIVEGLAQKLVKGDVPELLRNRRVLTMDMGALVAGTKYRGEFEERLKKVIDEITGAGDVILFIDEMHTLVGAGAAEGAIDAANILKPALARGELQCIGATTLDEYRKHIEKDAALERRFQPIQVGEPKVEETIAILEGLRDRYEAHHRVKITDEALRAAAILSDRYITDRFLPDKAIDLIDEASSKVRLAAHMAPPDLKKLEEELERVRTEKESAIKNEEFEKAAELRDREQKLREQLDNQRQEWKNQRYIEGAVVGEDEIAEVVSSWTGVPVSRLAQTETERLLKLEEILHQRVIAQDEAVTAIAKAIRRARAGIKDPKRPVGSFIFLGPTGVGKTELARALAEALFGDEDAMIRIDMSEYMERHTVSRLIGAPPGYVGYEEAGQLTERIRRRPYSVVLFDEVEKAHPEVFNILLQVLEDGRLTDGQGRTVDFRNAVVIMTSNVGATMIERDTVLGFRDTTTEADSYERMKDKVLTELRRTFRPEFLNRVDEVIVFHALTEEHIRRIVDLMLREVQSHLDPRGITLEFTDAAKDFLVREGYDREYGARPLRRVIQRLVEDRLSEEVLAGRVREGQHVQIDESDGNLVFRAGVQSA
- the radA gene encoding DNA repair protein RadA, translating into MARKERALFVCGECGHESFKWMGKCPVCGGWNTMAEVSNPAGAGSRTGVGRGAAGRRGDGHLGADPVPIPDVDEAGEQRVPTGIGEFDRVLGGGIVPGSVVLISGDPGIGKSTLLLQVSDRVARAGERVLYITGEESVRQIGLRARRLGIRTGSLLVMADTNIVAVDEQIRRIKPGLAVVDSVQTMADPELDSSPGSVAQVREVTGRLVRAAKEEGVPVFVVGHVTKSGAIAGPRVLEHMVDTVVYFEGETHHAHRLVRAVKNRFGSTDEVGIFQMRDGGLFEVENPSEVLLAERPGGEAGSAVVASVEGTRPLLVEVQALVARSSSGTPRRTTTGVDYNRAAIIVAVLDRRVGLSIGFYDIYVSVAGGVSLSEPAADLGIATAIASSFRGVPTRRATAVFGEIGLAGELRAVNRAELRIAEAARLGFTRCVIPSHNLRSLERDQRRELGIEVVGVGTLRRALEEAIREV
- the disA gene encoding DNA integrity scanning diadenylate cyclase DisA, yielding MISDRLKKTLQMVAPGTQLHEGLENILRARTGGLIVVGDTPEVLALVNGGFRLDSDFSPFALYELAKMDGAIILSSDGEKILYANAHLNPDQTIPSRETGMRHSTAERVAKMTGQLVIAISQRRSVITLYSGHTRYVMQDIGVVLAKANQALQTLANYRDSLQRALTGLTSLEFVEEVTLADVARVLQRYELMRRVSEEVGGYIIELGTEGRLVQMQAEELLAGMADEVFFVVLDYSADGSQAESRKVLESLAEWDFDDVLDLAAIARALSRGSGASLEHPVSPRGYRALSKISRLPMSVIQNVVAGFGSLKAIRGASVEELDEVEGIGEVRARAVSEGLERLRDQAMTSATP
- a CDS encoding DUF1573 domain-containing protein, with protein sequence MAELSCEQFQSAVSEYLIRHRSILDVMSKFQEASARTNRAVAKAVTSCGCLEVSARRQRFPEDVALSDIKRLVDSHLSGDLCPDCREALETEIGQTLFYLAALCALVDMNLDEIMAKEFSRLTMLGIFNLT
- a CDS encoding CarD family transcriptional regulator, encoding MFNVGDKVVYPMHGAGVIEAVEEREVLGQHDQYYIMRLHVGEMRVMIPRSSVAEVGLRPVIDRDEVPKVYEVLRGERTMMSQNWNRRYRANMEKMKTGDIYSVAEVVRNLGLRDREKGLSTGERRMLETARQILTSELAMAESRPESEVAAGIDSILKA